In the Leishmania mexicana MHOM/GT/2001/U1103 complete genome, chromosome 31 genome, one interval contains:
- a CDS encoding putative 1-acyl-sn-glycerol-3-phosphateacyltransferase-lik e protein — protein sequence MAERRHPGQFLRFLCTLYLLLSLVLQWVITWVAQVIFIVVSFPFTTTEFRQDICGHIFRKVSFVGMDLLNPFWCIHVLNKFPEVKSKKVIVMLNHLSSADPFVSIRSLLPRDGTWIAKAGLFRVPFGGWAMYNAGDLPVYFRDKGSSFATVEGTVGPMMEKARMRLRRGRMLCVFPEGVRSKKPDGPLNPFRLGFFSLAVDEGATIVPLALSGTEKLWPRGSALMDAADAYFSFGNPIDAGNFKSAEELSRHVWNAITEVREKHPDRIELHARQAKAQAEPPSAPVCLDGKAP from the coding sequence ATGGCGGAACGGAGACACCCTGGTCAGTTCCTCCGATTTTTGTGCACGCTGTACCTCCTCCTGTCCCTGGTGCTGCAGTGGGTTATCACCTGGGTGGCACAGGTCATCTTCATCGTGGTCTCCTTCCCCTTCACGACAACTGAGTTCCGCCAGGACATCTGCGGCCACATTTTTCGCAAGGTCAGCTTTGTCGGCATGGACCTGCTGAACCCGTTCTGGTGCATTCATGTCCTCAACAAGTTTCCGGAGGTGAAGAGCAAGAAGGTGATCGTCATGCTGAACCACCTCAGCAGTGCCGACCCGTTTGTGTCCATCCGCTCCTTACTGCCGCGTGATGGCACGTGGATCGCGAAGGCCGGACTGTTCCGTGTACCGTTTGGTGGGTGGGCGATGTACAACGCCGGCGACCTACCCGTGTACTTCCGTGACAAGGGGTCAAGCTTTGCGACGGTGGAAGGCACGGTCGGCCCAATGATGGAAAAGGCGCGAATGCGTCTGCGCCGTGGCCGCATGCTGTGTGTCTTCCCGGAGGGCGTTCGAAGCAAGAAACCCGACGGCCCACTGAACCCGTTCCGCCTGGGattcttctctctcgctgtcgaCGAGGGAGCCACAATCGTACCATTGGCATTGAGTGGGACGGAGAAGCTATGGCCGCGCGGGTCGGCGCTGATGGACGCCGCGGACGCTTACTTTTCCTTTGGAAATCCAATCGATGCCGGAAACTTCAAATCGGCTGAGGAACTGTCGCGGCACGTATGGAATGCCATCACGGAGGTGCGCGAGAAGCACCCGGACCGCATTGAGCTACATGCGCGGCAGGCGAAGGCTCAGGCGGagcctccctctgcgccagTTTGTTTGGATGGGAAGGCTCCGTGA
- a CDS encoding putative calpain-like cysteine peptidase: MPRRALLGNWFEEEAYERDRRRLMQGRSGGVVEASAEVAHMMAKIRHHNTPHAIAPIAKDGYLHFYVPLMLQNAHTCGFLSVDLDDRKATPMGWQVECSTAPAEEATSRCTVVLTPAAMPQTDSFPIPEDEADVVHYGQPFYLMTVRELCEDPLFLMSEFITPGCASRVTQKLQHTYFSPDGGSAAAMWCIEDANPAYQEDMRDHPVKADDVIRIRHNMTAAPLASLQEVFYNDFGAQFEVGCGRLTVLATKRRGGPPVPENLWMFIHDGQGLQQESVEGAVCGDADTQEASAAP, translated from the coding sequence ATGCCTCGCCGAGCTCTACTCGGAAACTGGtttgaggaggaggcgtaTGAGCGAGACCGCCGGCGACTCATGCagggccgcagcggcggcgtcgtggaGGCCTCCGCCGAGGTGGCACATATGATGGCCAAGATTCGGCACCACAACACCCCTCATGCTATTGCGCCGATCGCAAAGGACGGGTACTTGCACTTCTACGTCCCGCTGATGCTCCAAAACGCTCACACGTGCGGCTTTCTTAGCGTGGACCTTGACGACCGCAAGGCCACACCAATGGGGTGGCAGGTAGAATGCTCCACCGCcccggcggaggaggcgacgtCGCGGTGCACCGTGGTGCTTACGCCCGCTGCAATGCCACAGACAGATAGCTTCCCTATTCCTGAAGATGAGGCGGACGTGGTGCATTATGGCCAGCCATTCTATCTGATGACGGTGCGCGAGCTCTGCGAGGATCCGCTGTTCTTGATGTCGGAGTTTATCACGCCGGGGTGCGCATCGCGGGTGACAcagaagctgcagcacacgTACTTTTCTCcagacggcggcagcgcggcggccatGTGGTGCATCGAGGACGCGAACCCCGCCTACCAGGAGGACATGCGCGACCATCCTGTCAAGGCGGATGATGTGATCCGCATTCGCCACAATATGACAGCCGCACCACTGGCGAGCCTGCAGGAAGTCTTCTACAACGATTTTGGCGCGCAGTTTGAGGTGGGCTGTGGACGTCTTACGGTGCTAGCAACCAAGAGGCGCGGGGGCCCGCCAGTGCCAGAAAACCTGTGGATGTTCATTCACGATGGCCAAGGACTTCAGCAAGAGTCTGTCGAGGGTGCGGTGTGCGGTGACGCAGATACTCAGGAGGCCTCAGCGGCACCATGA